In Geitlerinema sp. PCC 9228, the DNA window TACAATAGATGACTGTAGGGTTTGAAAGTTGCTTTTCGCGGCTTTGGTGAAGAAAGCACCATAGAAGACAAAACCGATAACTACAGCCGCCGCCGGGAGAAATACCCATGGTTCCATGGCATTGAGGAGGCGGCGAAAAGGAGAAGTTCGAGGTTTCATGTCGCAAATGGTTGACTAGCTACGTAGGAGGTCGGGAAGGGAGCAAATAGGCATGGTGTGTGGAGTTCACCGCGTTTGCCCCCTATTTTTCCCGACGTGGGATGCGATCGCAGTTGCTTTGGGTCCTCGGATTTGTGCCAGTCTAACTTATTGCAGCAGCTATTGTTTTTGCCGTTGTTGGGAAAGGGCGGAAAATTGTTGGATCCAAAAAAAATTTGATATCAAGATATAGTTTGCCATCAAAAACATTCTAAAATCAGCAAACCGATAATAAGAACGCGGTGTTTTTGGTGCCGCGATCGCAATCAATTCCCATATTTCTCTCCCTAGAAAAATGCGCTGGAAGATAGCAAAATTAGAAATTTTATATATTTGGTTTTGGTTGCTAGTTACCTTTAAGAGTTAATTTCCGGCAAACTAGCTTCCATCTTTAGGCAATTTTTGCCACCATCAATTTGTAGTCGGTACTCTACTCGGTCCATCAAGCGATTCATAATCAACCAGCCATACCCGCCATCTTGGAGATCTTCCGGATCGGGGGCTGTATAGGTATCGATATCGTACCCTTGACCTTGGTCCCAAATTTCCAACGCCAAATCTCTTTGTTTGACTTCCAGCCGAATCAACACCGGCAAATTGGGCTGGCCTTTATGGGCATGTCGCACTACGTTGGAGTAGGCTTCTGCCAACACCAAGCGCAACCGGTTGGACTGCCGCTGCCAGTCCACTTTATCGCCCAGCTCTAGCTCCAAACAACCCAAAAGCCAGTTTTCGACTACGGTCACAAAGCGAATATCGCTGGGTACTTGCAGCTCGGTTCTCATGTAAACCTCCTGTGAGCTTGGAAACCCCGCCTATTGGGAGCAGGGA includes these proteins:
- a CDS encoding anti-sigma regulatory factor; translated protein: MRTELQVPSDIRFVTVVENWLLGCLELELGDKVDWQRQSNRLRLVLAEAYSNVVRHAHKGQPNLPVLIRLEVKQRDLALEIWDQGQGYDIDTYTAPDPEDLQDGGYGWLIMNRLMDRVEYRLQIDGGKNCLKMEASLPEINS